A window of candidate division TA06 bacterium genomic DNA:
AACTTGCAGCTGGATAAGTTTTATCTTAACCGCCTGGGCCTGGCCGTACCGGTGCGCTTCGGGGCCAGCCTGTCAGAGAGTTACCCCTGGTATGGCGGAGACGACCGCAAGCTGACCGATCAGGAAAGCTCCGAACAAATGAACTGGAGCCGCGGCCAGGATGCAGGCATTTCCCTGAGCAAGAACCCGTCCCGGTGGTGGCTGACGGATTTCACCATAGACCGGATGACGGCCTCGCTGGCCTGGAGCCGCACTACATTCAGCAACAGGCAAAATTCCGACAGTAACACCACCCTTAACACCGGCATCAATTGGGGATGGGGCCCCAAAGCCAAAAGAAGTCTGGGGATAAAGAACTGGCTGAAACTCTATTACCTGCCTTCCGGAATCTCTTTTGCAGTCAACAACAACCGCATCTGGCGCTGGAATCTGGACAAGCAGGTCAATGCGGTCAGCACCGCCGGCAGCGGCCTGACCCGGGGCGGCAGCGCCGCTCTGGGCTGGCAGATAGCCGACCCCTTGAAATATTCACTGACCACTAACCGCAATCTTTTACAGAGTACCGGCGCTGGCGAACTGGCCCGGCGTTACGGCCTGGGAGCGGAGGTTTCCCGCACCCAGTCGGTGGATTACCATACCACCCTTAGCTGGCTCAAAATAGTGCAGCCCACCTTTAACTATAGCGCCACTTATAACCAGGCCAACCGGGCGTACCTGGTTCCGGGCAACCCTGATTCCTCATCGTTTCTGGATGTTTCCAACGCCAACAACCTTTCGCTCAACGCCAATCTGGAAATAGCCAAGTGGTTAGTCAAAGTTACGGCCCTACGGAACGAAGCCCGGGACGATTCCACCGAAGCCGGGACTCCTTTATGGTTAGTCATCCAGCTGGAAAAAATGCTTAAAAAAATGGATCCGCTGGATTTAACTTTCTCCCAAAGCAAAACCAACAGTTCGTCGGGGCTGAAAAGCCGGCCGGATATTTTTTATCCCGACATTTTTTATCAGTTAGGCTGGCGCCGGAAACCGCGTTCGGCGGAAAGCTATGCCCCCCTGGCCCAGGAGCGGGCCGGCATCACCAATAACTATTCGGCCAGCACCGGGGGCTCGCTGGGCCAGTTAAGCATCAATGCCGGCTGGCAGCGTAACGATTCCTGGACCTGGGAGCCAAACAGCGCTATCTCCAGCCAGGCCACCACCTGGCCTGACCTCAGGACCAGCCTGAACTCGGTGGAGCGGATGTTCAAAGGCCTAAAAATACTGACCAGCGCCAGCCTAAGCAGCAATTATTCCAAGCGCGAGGATATGGCCTTTCAGGCCGGCCGGGATCGGGATACCACCCGCTGGAACATCAGCCGCAGTTTCAGCCCCATGATCTCCCTGAATACCAGATGGAAAAAGCAGGTCAGCGCCCAGGCTTCCTTTGATTATTCCACCACCGACAGCCGCCTGCCCTCCGCCGGCGCCGAGTTTCCCAGCGGCTGGCAGAAAGACTATTCCCGCAATATGAAAGTCAGCGCCTCGGGCAGTTATTCCTTCAGCGCGCCCCAGGGCTTTGTGCTTAACCTGTGGAAAATGGGCAAGAAAAGGTTCAAATTCAAAAGCGATCTTAACCTGGGACTGCAGACCAATTATTCCAATACTGTTTCGGCCCCCAAATTGGATTTGAATGAGCCGGTCAGCAAGGACAAATACGACAGCGATAAAACTGAGATATCCATTTCGCCCAACGCCACCTATAATTTTACCCGGAACATCAAGGGGGAGTTAAGCGGGTCATATACCAGCAGCACAAATAAAATAATTAAAACCACGGACAGCCGTTCCTACAGCCTTAACGCCACCGTCACCGTAACTTTTTAACCGCGCCATGTTTGGATTTACCCCGGACGAAAAAAAGGCCGTGATATTTTTGACGGCCGCTTTTGTGGCCGGCACCGCCATCTTGGTTTATAAAAAAAGCCATCCCGGTTTTGCCCCGGGCTTGAAAAGCGTCATCGCCGGACTGCCGACTCCCCGCGACAGCGGGGCGGCTCAAAGTCTTTCGGCCGACACCCTCGGGTCTGAAGAAGTATTGTCTAATCAGAGCCAAAAATATTTCCCGGCCCAAAGGGTCAACATCAATCGGGCTTCGCAGCAGGCCTTGGAAAAACTGCCTAATATCGGGCCGGCCATGGCCAGGAGGATAGTTGATTACCGGGCCGCCCAAGGCGGATTTAAGAAAGCGGATGAATTGAGGAAAGTAAGGGGCATCGGCCCCAAGCGCCTGAGTCAGCTGATAGAGCATGTGACGGTGGGTCCCTGAGACAATAACGAGAAAATGAATGTAAGATGCTTTCCGGCTTGAAGAAAAACGAGAAGGAACTGGCCCTGCCGGTAAAGATCGCCGAGTTTGCCAAACTGCTTGACGATGCCAGGGCCGAGGACAAGGTTCAGGAAGAGCTTAAGGCCAAGACCCAGGAATCCACGGTTCGGCTGAACAAACTGATGAAAGACCTTAAAGACAACTCGGCCCGGATAATAAGCTCGTTGCAGGGACAATACGGCAAGAAGAACGAGAAATTGGAGGAGTTCGGGATTAAGCCATTGAAGAGCGGGCGAAGGAAACCTGCGGTCAAGCAACAAGTTTGTCATTAGACAATTCCACTATGCCGGATTATTCGGGAGGCAATCCAGTTTCATTGCCCAAAAATTAACATTGGAATCGCAATAATTGCCGTTGCAAGCCCCAAAATTAGCTGTCGGACTCCGATAATTAGTGACGGAACTCCGAAAATAGTCGTTTAACCTCTGAAAATTGCCGTTGAATGGATAAAAATTAGTGTTTATGGGTAAACAATTAATTTTCGGAGCATAAGAATTAGTTAGAAATGGTTTTCCGCAGTATGCGGCCTAACTTTGTAACCAACGGCCTTGACTTTTGCGAGGAAAAGATATACACTTTAACTGAACGCTAAAGGAAAAACCCATGAAACGCATACTTACATTATTAATTCTGAATTTGACATTTGTAATTCTGCCGGCTGTGCCGGCAGCAGGGCAGACCACTTACAACCTGCAGATTATGTGGCAGAAAGGCTCGCCGGATAAACCAGTGCCCGGCGCAGTACCGTATTGGGGATATGTTATGTGTGGAGGTGATCTGAATGCCGATGGTTATTCGGACATCGTCAGTTATACGGATTCAATCATAGAGCTTGGTGGTGAGAGGTTAAGGTGTAAGATATATATATTCCACGGTGGCCCGGCAATTGATACTTTGCCGGATCAAGTGATAGTATACGATTCCATCGGTGCTCACCCGTCTTTGTGCATTGCTGATTTCAACCATGACGGGTATAACGACCTTGCCATAGGCGATGATAACGGTGTTGGCGCAAGCGCGAACAAAGGATGTGTAAATATTCATTATGGGAATGGGGTGGATGTTTCCTCAACGCCTGGTTTGGTGATAATAAGTCCCGGAAGCGCGACAAATACGAGTTTTGGAGTTACCATATCCGCTGGCGATATCAATGGCGATGGAATTGATGATTTAATTGTGGGCGCATACAGTTGGGGCGTTGGCAATTCTGAAGGCCGGGTGTACGTGTATTACGGGGATACGCTGGGCCTGCACACCTGGCCGGATGTTTATATGACCGGGCACGGCGAGGCCGGGTATTACGAGTTCTTCGGCCATGACGTATCCAGCGGGGATGACATGAACGGCGACGGGTATGACGACATATTAGTGGGCGCGCATGGCAACTGCAAGACTGCTTTGGCCGCGGGCAAAGTATATGTGTATTACGGCGGCGCTCCGATGGACACGGTGGCCGATGGATGGGTATACGGGGAGGGGTATGAGCAGACATTGGGTGTGTTTAATGTTTCCAATGTTTCCGCTGACACGGCCGGTTTTAACGCAGTGGGTTGGTTCGGAACGCCGATCTGGCCATCCAATGCCGGTGACCTTGACTCTGGAAAATGTTACATGATACCAGGTGACGTTACCGGTGAAATAACGCCATTATTCACGGTGCTTGGGAATAATAAAAGCAGCGGGCTAGGTTGTTGGTCTTCCTCATCGGGATACAGCGATAAGGATAAACTGGAGGACCTGGTCGCAGGAGCGGCATATGAAAACGACGATAAGGGTGCTGTTTATTTATGGTTACGAAAGCCTACGATGAACAGTCAATATGACGCATATATTTTAGGACGATACGGCATTCCAGGAGCTCACGGAGATGTAATGGGAGCAAGCGTAGCCAAAGCCGGGGACGTTGATGGCGACGGCAAGGATGAGTTTTTGATATCAAATTACTGGGCCGATAGTAACAACATGATCTGGCTGTGCAAGTACACT
This region includes:
- a CDS encoding helix-hairpin-helix domain-containing protein, translating into MFGFTPDEKKAVIFLTAAFVAGTAILVYKKSHPGFAPGLKSVIAGLPTPRDSGAAQSLSADTLGSEEVLSNQSQKYFPAQRVNINRASQQALEKLPNIGPAMARRIVDYRAAQGGFKKADELRKVRGIGPKRLSQLIEHVTVGP
- a CDS encoding FG-GAP repeat protein, producing MKRILTLLILNLTFVILPAVPAAGQTTYNLQIMWQKGSPDKPVPGAVPYWGYVMCGGDLNADGYSDIVSYTDSIIELGGERLRCKIYIFHGGPAIDTLPDQVIVYDSIGAHPSLCIADFNHDGYNDLAIGDDNGVGASANKGCVNIHYGNGVDVSSTPGLVIISPGSATNTSFGVTISAGDINGDGIDDLIVGAYSWGVGNSEGRVYVYYGDTLGLHTWPDVYMTGHGEAGYYEFFGHDVSSGDDMNGDGYDDILVGAHGNCKTALAAGKVYVYYGGAPMDTVADGWVYGEGYEQTLGVFNVSNVSADTAGFNAVGWFGTPIWPSNAGDLDSGKCYMIPGDVTGEITPLFTVLGNNKSSGLGCWSSSSGYSDKDKLEDLVAGAAYENDDKGAVYLWLRKPTMNSQYDAYILGRYGIPGAHGDVMGASVAKAGDVDGDGKDEFLISNYWADSNNMIWLCKYTGPDGIEDENVENVKEVKLLQNVPNPFTHTTTISFQLPQPATVTLKVYNIAGQLVKTLVNEDKKVGSYEVKWNGCDERGQWVSNGIYIYQLKTGGRSMVRRMICIR